Proteins from a genomic interval of Flammeovirgaceae bacterium SG7u.111:
- a CDS encoding NADH-quinone oxidoreductase subunit M produces the protein MTEKSDKRYSLVKVYKTQMEQIILSLIIFLPLPAALLVLALPGTAVKAFRGIALVATGLQLVLAIFAMTLLQTGESAPTGINQLENYQLVKQADWINVDLGSLGTIKIDYLIGLDGMSISMILLTALVMFIAAISSFEIKEKRKGFYALFLLLSTAIMGCFAALDFFLFYLFFEFMLLPMYFLIGIWGGANREYASIKFFIYTLAGSILILIVMIGLYTSVIDPAATAVKMGLASADTPVGGEVIKQVQEMLSRGEISSEYLVKTFNMTAMMDGGNFIPDSIFFKGSLVGLLGGNARLIAFLLLFIGFAIKLPAVPVHTWLPDAHVEAPTAISVVLAGILLKIGGYGMLRIAYSIFPEGAIYYAWWIGLFGVIAIVYAAYIALGTHNLKRLIAYSSVSHMGFVMLGMASLTTEGINGAIFQMFSHGIISAMLFLIAGVVYLRNKNLEIESYKGLMGKMPVYGALTVVAFFASLGLPGFSGFVAELFVFLGGFNSHQVNGLVPMWMPVVATLGLILGAAYYLWTLQRMYLGKFFIKDGLSAEKMTDVGSRELLMLVPLAILALLFGIFPNLVLDTMNSSVSYFVDFVQQTGAANLEVIGK, from the coding sequence ATGACGGAGAAAAGCGATAAACGCTACTCGCTAGTAAAAGTATATAAAACACAAATGGAGCAAATCATACTTTCACTCATCATATTTTTACCCCTACCAGCAGCATTGTTGGTCTTGGCTTTGCCAGGCACTGCCGTGAAGGCATTCCGAGGCATCGCCCTGGTGGCAACCGGGCTGCAATTAGTGTTGGCTATTTTCGCCATGACCTTGCTCCAAACTGGAGAAAGCGCACCAACGGGCATCAACCAGTTGGAAAACTATCAGCTGGTCAAGCAGGCTGACTGGATAAATGTGGACTTGGGCAGCTTGGGAACGATCAAGATCGACTACCTTATTGGCTTGGACGGCATGAGTATCTCCATGATTTTGCTCACCGCCTTGGTCATGTTTATTGCCGCTATTTCTTCCTTTGAGATCAAAGAAAAAAGGAAAGGGTTTTATGCGCTATTCCTTCTGCTTAGCACCGCCATAATGGGATGCTTCGCTGCGCTCGATTTCTTCTTATTTTACCTCTTTTTCGAATTCATGTTGCTCCCCATGTATTTCCTCATCGGGATTTGGGGCGGGGCAAATCGCGAATATGCTTCCATCAAGTTTTTCATTTATACCCTCGCCGGTTCCATCCTCATCCTCATCGTGATGATTGGGCTTTATACCTCGGTGATTGACCCAGCGGCTACGGCGGTAAAAATGGGCTTGGCTTCCGCCGATACTCCAGTGGGCGGAGAGGTAATAAAACAGGTACAAGAAATGCTTTCGAGAGGGGAAATCTCTTCTGAGTATTTGGTAAAAACATTCAACATGACCGCCATGATGGACGGTGGGAATTTCATTCCCGACAGTATTTTCTTCAAAGGTTCTTTAGTAGGGCTATTGGGTGGAAATGCCCGTTTAATCGCATTCTTGCTGCTTTTCATAGGCTTCGCTATCAAGCTTCCTGCCGTGCCCGTGCATACATGGTTGCCAGATGCCCACGTGGAAGCACCTACTGCCATTTCGGTGGTGTTAGCAGGAATCCTCCTGAAAATAGGCGGGTACGGAATGCTTCGTATCGCCTACAGCATTTTCCCCGAAGGAGCAATTTACTATGCTTGGTGGATTGGGCTTTTTGGCGTCATCGCCATAGTCTATGCCGCATACATCGCCTTGGGCACGCATAATTTGAAAAGATTGATTGCCTACTCTTCCGTTTCCCACATGGGCTTTGTGATGCTCGGAATGGCATCTCTCACCACCGAGGGCATCAACGGAGCTATTTTCCAGATGTTCAGCCATGGAATTATTTCCGCCATGTTGTTCTTAATAGCTGGCGTGGTTTATTTGAGAAATAAGAATTTAGAAATAGAAAGTTACAAAGGGTTGATGGGTAAGATGCCCGTATATGGTGCGTTGACCGTCGTTGCCTTTTTTGCTTCGTTGGGCTTGCCAGGCTTCTCAGGTTTTGTAGCAGAGTTGTTTGTTTTCTTAGGTGGATTCAATTCGCATCAAGTGAACGGGCTTGTACCGATGTGGATGCCAGTAGTCGCAACTTTAGGATTGATCTTAGGTGCTGCCTATTACCTCTGGACACTGCAACGCATGTACTTGGGCAAGTTCTTCATCAAAGATGGACTCTCGGCAGAGAAAATGACCGATGTGGGCAGCAGGGAATTATTAATGCTAGTTCCCTTAGCCATTTTGGCTTTGCTCTTTGGGATTTTCCCCAACCTAGTGCTCGATACCATGAACAGCTCGGTGAGCTACTTTGTGGACTTCGTACAACAAACGGGAGCGGCAAATTTGGAAGTGATTGGGAAGTAG
- a CDS encoding family 43 glycosylhydrolase: protein MKKLQKIALLIFIAFAVVSCSQSEKKAELEAKLEAEVTGAFPFEMPAEKPNRPMSAAMERIYTDYEAPQPQNNELFSQFKYTELKGFDYNGYDGTITRRDPSKIIRHNGKYYVWYTYRNTPTPPQGAEKSTDLIPSSDWDLSEIWYATSADGFTWKEQGVAIKRPEKPLVGWRSVTTTDILEWEGKFYLYYQGFMEASGKRGDDCPVAVSYADSPEGPWTPYNKIVIPNGAEGEWDQFSIHDPYPLVHDGKVYIYYKSDFGKKPHLVRMQGLAIADNPLGPFTKHPLNPLITSGHETSLFPFKEGVAALVYKDGPEHNTIQYAKDWVNFEIASITELMPYAAAPYVPDAFTNTKDGRGITWGLAHFINTTGDWSKFNSKLVRFDCDLSRDIHDPEMKQHRVNHKPDVYFRQGLSKKQQERIEEQNKGLE, encoded by the coding sequence ATGAAGAAATTACAAAAAATTGCATTACTGATTTTTATCGCTTTTGCCGTGGTATCGTGCTCACAATCAGAAAAGAAAGCTGAGCTTGAAGCGAAGCTCGAAGCCGAAGTTACAGGCGCATTCCCGTTTGAAATGCCTGCCGAAAAACCGAACCGCCCAATGAGTGCGGCCATGGAGCGGATTTATACGGATTATGAAGCTCCGCAACCTCAAAACAACGAGCTGTTTAGCCAATTCAAATACACCGAGCTGAAAGGCTTTGATTACAACGGTTACGATGGAACCATTACCAGAAGAGATCCTTCGAAAATCATTCGGCACAATGGGAAATACTACGTATGGTACACTTATCGGAATACTCCAACACCTCCTCAAGGTGCAGAAAAGTCGACAGATTTGATTCCTTCGTCTGACTGGGACTTGTCGGAAATTTGGTATGCTACTTCTGCCGATGGCTTTACTTGGAAAGAACAAGGCGTGGCCATTAAGCGTCCTGAAAAACCCTTGGTAGGCTGGCGATCGGTAACCACGACCGATATCTTAGAATGGGAAGGAAAGTTCTATTTGTATTACCAAGGCTTTATGGAAGCCAGCGGCAAGCGTGGTGACGATTGTCCGGTAGCTGTTTCTTATGCCGATTCTCCAGAAGGACCTTGGACGCCCTACAATAAAATTGTCATTCCAAACGGAGCAGAAGGCGAATGGGACCAGTTTTCCATCCACGATCCTTATCCTTTGGTGCACGATGGCAAAGTATATATTTACTACAAATCTGATTTTGGTAAAAAACCACATTTGGTACGTATGCAAGGCTTAGCGATTGCCGACAATCCATTAGGGCCATTTACCAAGCATCCATTGAACCCGCTAATCACCTCAGGGCATGAAACTTCCCTGTTTCCATTTAAAGAAGGGGTAGCAGCTTTGGTGTATAAAGACGGCCCTGAGCACAACACTATCCAATATGCAAAGGACTGGGTGAATTTTGAAATTGCTTCTATCACTGAACTGATGCCTTATGCTGCTGCGCCTTACGTGCCAGATGCTTTTACCAATACCAAAGATGGTCGGGGGATCACTTGGGGATTGGCACACTTTATAAATACAACGGGTGATTGGAGCAAGTTTAATTCAAAACTGGTTCGGTTCGATTGCGATTTGAGCAGAGATATCCACGATCCTGAGATGAAACAGCACCGCGTAAACCATAAGCCAGATGTCTATTTCCGCCAAGGCTTGAGCAAGAAGCAACAGGAGCGAATTGAGGAACAAAATAAGGGATTGGAGTAA
- the nuoL gene encoding NADH-quinone oxidoreductase subunit L has protein sequence MKEDNTEGLPLGNKITNPLDQHFLPDPHLPLWAIVAAILPLGIFLPNILWERKKGFPADKLAFAAVFISLLISLYAFFQVWMLGEGKAEIGSSFEWFKIGAKPFIVNIQIDGISSIMLVVVTLVSTLVHLFSMEYMKDDENYNRYFAYLGLFTFSMLGLVLTSNLAIIYIFWELVGLSSYLLIGFWQHKSTARRAAKKAFLLNRIGDAGFLIGLLALYATFNSLELSEIFPLVEAGQLPEGTMATIAGLGLFCGAVGKSAQFPLSVWLPDAMEGPTPVSALIHAATMVAAGVYLLARVMIFFTPEVFVVISIIGAITAFLAAVSALSQTDIKKVLAYSTISQLGYMVAGIGSGAMDAAMFHLLTHAFFKAGLFLSAGAVIHALHVAAHDLHTHFDAQDMRLMGGLRKKMPTTFLAFSIAGLGLAGLPLFSGFLSKDAIITASFDMAASGSPLLFIAPILLLVSALMTAFYVGRQLLLVFFGENRLKNEFEKASEAIKEVPLKMLFPIGLLAFLTIGFVFSLNPLNAHSSWFMHPFDVGHHSPFQLLTGIVSFALASTGLFIAWLVYGNGKLLALKNSLFPEDNFWRKLSFNFWYLDKIFEIHLKNVVLWISRKTAKFDRRVIDKSVNDLAILHVVTAHVSAWFDRFFVDGLVNGIVFMTGKVGKYTSSIQGGKIQSYLAWTLFGLIFLLIYFII, from the coding sequence TTGAAAGAAGATAATACAGAGGGCTTACCCCTCGGAAACAAAATTACTAATCCGTTGGACCAACATTTTCTACCTGATCCCCACTTACCTCTTTGGGCAATAGTTGCAGCTATTTTGCCACTTGGCATTTTTCTGCCCAATATTTTGTGGGAAAGAAAAAAAGGATTCCCCGCCGACAAGCTCGCTTTTGCAGCCGTATTCATCAGTTTGCTTATTTCCCTCTATGCTTTTTTCCAAGTTTGGATGTTGGGCGAAGGAAAGGCTGAAATAGGCAGTAGCTTCGAATGGTTCAAGATTGGGGCAAAACCTTTTATTGTAAACATCCAGATTGACGGAATAAGCAGCATTATGCTCGTGGTGGTCACCTTGGTTTCCACGCTCGTGCATCTTTTCAGCATGGAGTACATGAAGGACGACGAAAACTACAACCGTTACTTCGCCTACCTCGGTTTGTTTACCTTTTCCATGCTCGGCTTGGTGCTTACTTCTAACCTTGCCATTATCTATATTTTCTGGGAATTAGTGGGACTTTCCTCCTACTTACTCATCGGCTTTTGGCAACACAAATCCACCGCCCGAAGAGCAGCTAAGAAAGCATTTCTACTAAACAGAATTGGCGATGCAGGATTCCTGATTGGGCTATTGGCACTCTACGCCACGTTCAACAGCTTAGAGCTTTCCGAAATTTTCCCACTGGTAGAAGCAGGGCAACTACCCGAAGGAACGATGGCGACCATTGCAGGTTTAGGATTGTTTTGCGGGGCAGTTGGCAAATCGGCGCAATTCCCACTTTCCGTTTGGCTGCCCGATGCCATGGAAGGTCCGACGCCCGTTTCAGCTTTGATCCACGCCGCCACTATGGTTGCTGCGGGAGTTTACCTTTTAGCAAGGGTGATGATTTTCTTCACTCCAGAAGTATTTGTCGTTATTTCCATCATTGGGGCAATTACCGCCTTCTTGGCAGCAGTCTCAGCTCTTTCCCAAACGGATATCAAAAAAGTATTAGCCTATTCCACCATTTCCCAATTGGGCTACATGGTGGCTGGAATTGGCTCAGGAGCAATGGATGCAGCCATGTTCCACTTGCTCACTCACGCATTTTTCAAGGCTGGACTTTTCCTTTCAGCAGGAGCGGTTATCCATGCCTTACACGTAGCAGCCCACGATTTGCACACCCATTTCGATGCGCAAGACATGCGCTTGATGGGAGGTTTGAGAAAGAAAATGCCCACGACCTTTTTGGCTTTTAGCATTGCTGGATTAGGTTTGGCAGGCTTGCCTTTGTTTTCAGGATTCTTATCGAAAGACGCCATCATTACGGCAAGTTTCGATATGGCTGCAAGTGGAAGCCCTCTCCTATTCATCGCACCTATTTTACTTTTAGTTTCCGCACTCATGACCGCTTTCTATGTGGGCAGGCAATTGCTATTGGTGTTTTTTGGAGAGAACAGATTGAAAAACGAATTTGAAAAAGCAAGCGAAGCGATCAAAGAAGTGCCGTTAAAAATGCTGTTCCCAATCGGGTTGCTCGCATTTCTCACCATCGGTTTTGTCTTTTCCCTCAATCCGCTGAACGCACACAGCAGCTGGTTCATGCACCCGTTCGATGTTGGTCATCACAGCCCCTTCCAATTGCTAACTGGAATTGTATCCTTCGCATTGGCCTCCACAGGCTTGTTCATCGCATGGTTGGTCTATGGGAATGGAAAATTATTGGCATTGAAAAACAGTCTTTTCCCCGAAGACAACTTTTGGCGAAAGCTTTCTTTCAACTTCTGGTATTTGGATAAAATATTTGAAATCCACCTCAAAAACGTGGTACTTTGGATAAGTAGAAAAACGGCAAAATTTGACCGAAGGGTCATTGATAAATCGGTAAACGATCTGGCAATTTTGCATGTGGTGACGGCACATGTAAGCGCATGGTTCGACCGCTTTTTTGTAGATGGATTGGTGAACGGCATTGTATTCATGACGGGAAAAGTAGGAAAATATACAAGTTCTATACAAGGAGGGAAAATTCAGTCCTACCTTGCATGGACCTTGTTTGGATTGATTTTTCTTTTGATATATTTTATAATTTGA
- a CDS encoding glycoside hydrolase family 3 C-terminal domain-containing protein, whose protein sequence is MKKSLLNHKLITVLPLILFSIVVHAQEVDFTFFDNSLPLEERVEILVSQMTVEEKISQLTNGAAAIPRLSVPDYDWWNEALHGIARNGKATIFPQGIGMGATFDPELAERVASAISTEARAKYIISQKMGNHSKYAGLTFWTPNVNIFRDPRWGRGQETYGEDPFLMSKIGVAFVKGLQGNDPTYLKSAACAKHFAVHSGPEEVRHTFNAIPNKQDLHETYLPAFEALVTEAKVEGVMAAYNAVYGIPSAASPFLLQDILHNQWGFDGYVTSDCGAISGVTAKLNYAKTPAEAAAVSLKAGTNLNCGKTYKRLVEALKQGLVTEELIHERTKQLFKTRFRLGMFDKDVDHPYFKVSGDNIHSDEHVALAREAAQKSIVLLKNKNNILPLPKDIKVPYVTGPFANSNDMLMGSYYGISTNIVTILEGIADAVSLGTSLNYRSGALPFHDNINPKNWAPFVAGESDVTICVVGLTADREGEEVDAIASSDIGDKRDLKLPANQINYVKQIIEKKKGPLILVVASGSPVSLEGIEEDCEAVLQIWYPGEQGGNAVADVLFGDISPSGKLPITFPKNIAQLPPYEDYSMQGRTYKYMTEEPMFPFGFGLTYSTAEISNLTLSAEKLKKTQSLEVQVEIANTGEYDIDEVVQLYVCPTDTTGGIPLKSLKAFERVPLKKGEKKSIGFSLDPESLKVVNEEGEKVWRKGEYKIIVGNSSPGELSVKLGAAVPQEEIITLK, encoded by the coding sequence ATGAAAAAAAGCCTTCTAAACCACAAGCTTATCACTGTCCTGCCACTAATTCTGTTCTCAATAGTAGTTCATGCACAAGAGGTGGATTTTACCTTTTTCGATAACAGTCTTCCCCTCGAAGAACGAGTGGAGATCCTAGTCTCTCAAATGACAGTGGAGGAAAAAATTAGCCAATTGACCAATGGTGCAGCAGCCATCCCTCGGCTTAGCGTGCCCGATTACGATTGGTGGAACGAAGCCCTCCACGGGATCGCCCGAAATGGGAAAGCGACTATTTTCCCCCAAGGAATAGGAATGGGGGCAACTTTTGACCCGGAATTGGCAGAAAGGGTAGCTTCTGCAATTTCGACTGAGGCAAGGGCTAAATACATTATTTCCCAAAAAATGGGAAACCATAGCAAATATGCTGGACTGACCTTCTGGACACCAAATGTCAATATTTTCCGTGATCCTCGCTGGGGGCGTGGTCAAGAGACCTATGGCGAAGACCCATTTTTGATGTCGAAAATAGGAGTAGCATTTGTAAAAGGCTTGCAGGGAAACGACCCGACCTATTTGAAATCCGCCGCCTGCGCCAAGCACTTTGCCGTGCATTCAGGCCCTGAGGAGGTTAGGCATACATTCAACGCCATTCCCAACAAACAAGATTTGCACGAAACCTATTTGCCAGCCTTTGAGGCATTGGTGACCGAAGCCAAGGTTGAAGGTGTCATGGCAGCATACAATGCGGTTTATGGAATCCCATCTGCTGCGAGTCCTTTTCTTTTGCAAGATATTTTGCATAACCAGTGGGGTTTTGACGGCTACGTCACATCCGACTGCGGGGCAATAAGTGGGGTGACGGCTAAACTCAACTATGCAAAAACTCCAGCCGAAGCTGCTGCTGTTTCCCTAAAAGCTGGAACTAATCTTAACTGTGGGAAAACTTATAAAAGGCTTGTAGAAGCTCTGAAACAAGGCTTGGTAACGGAAGAGCTGATTCACGAAAGAACCAAGCAACTTTTTAAGACTCGTTTCCGATTAGGCATGTTTGACAAGGACGTAGACCACCCTTATTTCAAAGTTAGCGGAGACAATATCCACAGTGATGAGCATGTAGCCTTGGCGCGTGAAGCTGCTCAGAAGTCGATTGTTTTGCTTAAGAACAAAAACAATATTCTTCCCCTTCCAAAAGATATCAAAGTCCCGTATGTAACTGGCCCTTTTGCCAACTCAAATGACATGCTCATGGGGAGTTACTATGGCATAAGCACCAATATAGTGACCATTTTAGAAGGGATTGCTGATGCAGTTTCCTTGGGGACTTCTTTGAATTACCGTAGTGGCGCACTCCCTTTCCACGACAATATCAATCCTAAAAACTGGGCGCCATTTGTTGCTGGCGAATCGGATGTTACTATTTGTGTGGTAGGTCTCACGGCGGACAGGGAAGGAGAAGAAGTGGATGCAATAGCTTCGTCGGATATAGGAGACAAAAGGGATTTGAAACTGCCTGCCAATCAAATTAATTATGTGAAGCAAATCATTGAAAAGAAAAAAGGACCATTGATTTTGGTAGTAGCCAGCGGTAGTCCCGTTTCGCTCGAAGGAATTGAAGAAGACTGCGAGGCAGTGCTGCAAATTTGGTATCCGGGCGAGCAAGGGGGCAATGCCGTTGCCGATGTGCTGTTTGGCGATATTTCCCCTTCTGGAAAACTACCAATCACCTTCCCAAAAAATATAGCCCAGCTTCCTCCATACGAAGATTATTCCATGCAAGGACGCACCTACAAATACATGACCGAAGAACCAATGTTCCCCTTTGGCTTCGGATTAACTTATTCTACAGCTGAAATCAGCAACTTGACTCTCAGTGCTGAAAAACTAAAGAAAACCCAATCGCTAGAAGTTCAGGTAGAAATAGCAAACACAGGCGAATACGATATTGATGAAGTAGTGCAACTTTACGTTTGCCCAACGGACACCACAGGTGGAATCCCTTTGAAAAGTTTGAAAGCTTTTGAGCGTGTTCCTTTGAAAAAAGGTGAGAAGAAATCAATAGGGTTTTCCTTGGACCCTGAATCCTTAAAAGTGGTCAACGAGGAAGGCGAAAAAGTGTGGAGAAAAGGAGAATACAAAATCATAGTTGGAAATTCTTCGCCAGGAGAATTAAGTGTAAAACTAGGAGCTGCTGTTCCGCAAGAAGAAATCATCACCTTAAAATAA
- the nuoK gene encoding NADH-quinone oxidoreductase subunit NuoK, whose protein sequence is MIPLQHFLLLSAALFSIGVAIVLVKKNAIVVLMGIELMLNAANINLVAFSKYDPSINGQMFALFVMIVAAAEAAVALAIVLKAYHYYRSIELDDLNSLKD, encoded by the coding sequence ATGATACCTCTTCAACATTTTCTTTTACTGAGTGCGGCCCTATTTTCCATAGGTGTGGCTATTGTGCTCGTGAAAAAGAATGCGATTGTGGTATTGATGGGGATTGAGCTAATGCTAAATGCCGCTAACATTAACCTAGTGGCTTTCAGCAAGTACGACCCCTCTATCAACGGTCAAATGTTTGCCCTGTTCGTCATGATTGTGGCTGCTGCAGAAGCTGCCGTTGCCTTGGCGATTGTCCTGAAAGCGTATCATTATTATCGCTCTATTGAGCTAGATGACCTGAATAGCTTGAAGGATTGA
- a CDS encoding family 43 glycosylhydrolase, which translates to MSTYIKNFTLTGLIVLVFFSCTEPQKQEIPKTVEPQVFPHKMPEEKPDFPMSAAAERMFDYPAPRVQDNELYSLFKYTKLEGLDYNGGDGTITRRDPSRPVFVNGKYYMWYTKRHTKVPPVGASNADQATDEIPSTDWDLCDLWYATSEDGFTWEEQGIAVARPEKPALGWRSIATPDILIWEGKYYLYFQAFNEPSGTRGDWCPISMAYADSPDGPWTHVGKPVVPFGKKGEWDQDQTQDPHPIIYKGKIYLYYKAAYNKWPDKRDKYAVGHGLAIADNPMGPFEKHPLNPVLNSGHETTYFPFKEGIAALVIKDGNEHETMQYAEDGVNFNIAAVVELTPTAAGAFTPDAFTGTDYGKGITWGVCHFINAGTTRENKHSIIARFDCDLSLDTHEPWLKSTGVWHRPEVYFKQGLGGLRKKREGLPK; encoded by the coding sequence ATGTCAACTTATATAAAGAACTTCACACTAACAGGATTGATCGTACTGGTGTTTTTTTCATGTACAGAACCTCAAAAGCAAGAAATCCCAAAAACTGTAGAACCTCAGGTATTTCCTCACAAAATGCCAGAGGAAAAGCCCGACTTTCCAATGAGTGCTGCTGCAGAGCGCATGTTCGACTACCCAGCTCCGCGTGTGCAGGACAATGAATTGTATTCGCTTTTCAAATATACCAAATTGGAAGGGTTGGATTACAACGGCGGCGACGGCACTATCACACGCCGAGACCCTTCACGCCCCGTGTTCGTGAATGGGAAGTATTACATGTGGTACACCAAGCGGCACACAAAAGTACCGCCAGTTGGTGCAAGCAATGCCGATCAGGCTACTGATGAAATCCCTTCCACCGATTGGGATTTGTGCGATTTGTGGTATGCTACGAGTGAAGACGGCTTTACTTGGGAAGAACAGGGCATCGCAGTGGCTCGACCAGAAAAACCTGCACTAGGTTGGAGGTCTATCGCTACACCGGATATCTTGATCTGGGAAGGGAAATATTATCTCTATTTTCAAGCGTTCAACGAGCCAAGTGGTACTCGTGGCGATTGGTGCCCGATTTCTATGGCTTATGCCGACTCGCCTGACGGACCTTGGACGCATGTGGGCAAACCCGTTGTTCCTTTTGGCAAAAAAGGAGAGTGGGACCAAGACCAAACGCAAGATCCGCACCCAATTATTTATAAAGGAAAAATCTACTTGTACTACAAAGCCGCATACAACAAGTGGCCTGACAAACGAGACAAATATGCTGTTGGTCACGGCTTAGCCATTGCCGATAATCCTATGGGTCCATTTGAAAAACACCCATTGAACCCTGTGCTGAATTCCGGTCACGAGACAACGTATTTTCCATTCAAAGAAGGAATTGCCGCATTAGTCATCAAAGATGGGAACGAGCACGAAACCATGCAATACGCCGAAGATGGAGTGAATTTCAATATTGCTGCTGTGGTGGAGCTTACACCGACTGCCGCTGGGGCATTCACGCCCGATGCCTTTACGGGAACGGATTATGGCAAAGGAATCACTTGGGGAGTTTGCCATTTCATCAATGCAGGAACTACCCGTGAAAACAAACATTCCATCATAGCAAGATTCGACTGCGATTTGAGTTTGGACACCCACGAGCCTTGGCTTAAAAGCACAGGTGTTTGGCATCGACCTGAAGTATATTTCAAACAAGGTCTGGGCGGATTAAGAAAAAAACGTGAAGGGCTTCCCAAATAA